The following coding sequences are from one Tissierella sp. window:
- the pth gene encoding aminoacyl-tRNA hydrolase: protein MFVVVGLGNPGKDYTNTRHNVGFDTIDLLAKRNNISINKIKFKSVYGEGTIGNEKVLLVKPQTYMNNSGETVRDICNFYKLSVDKIIVIVDDIDIDFSRVRIKGKGSAGSHNGMKSIIYLLGRDDFPRVKIGIGKKHEGQDLANFVLSRFPKDEREIIEESILTAAESVEAIIKYNLDQAMNEFNTKGNRAQD from the coding sequence TTGTTTGTTGTAGTAGGTCTAGGAAATCCTGGAAAGGATTATACTAATACGAGACATAATGTTGGTTTCGATACCATAGATTTATTAGCAAAGAGGAATAATATTAGTATTAACAAGATCAAATTTAAATCTGTCTATGGTGAAGGAACTATAGGAAACGAAAAAGTTCTTCTTGTAAAACCTCAAACATATATGAATAATAGTGGGGAGACTGTTCGTGATATATGTAACTTTTATAAGCTATCGGTGGATAAGATAATAGTAATTGTAGATGATATTGATATTGATTTCTCTAGGGTCAGAATCAAAGGAAAAGGCAGCGCTGGGTCTCATAATGGTATGAAATCAATTATATATTTACTGGGGAGAGATGATTTTCCTAGAGTAAAGATAGGAATTGGGAAAAAACATGAAGGACAGGACCTAGCCAACTTTGTGTTAAGTAGATTTCCTAAGGATGAGAGAGAAATTATTGAGGAGTCTATTTTAACAGCTGCAGAATCAGTAGAGGCTATTATAAAATATAATTTAGATCAAGCAATGAATGAATTTAATACTAAAGGAAATAGAGCCCAGGATTAA
- the mfd gene encoding transcription-repair coupling factor, with product MNNFLIDPLNNLESYNKLIKDIEKKTSPIATYGIIDESIGHIIYALKEHTNKQILLITTNEVRSRKIYEDIVNLGNKDVVLFPKRELLLYDVDAFSYENSNKRLGILSKLAKGQDMLLVASLESIFSKLMSKDIFNSYSKKISLGEEIDLENTIELLIDGGYERVSMVEGIGQFSIRGGILDFFPPYSLHPYRIELFDEEIDSIRTFDITNQRSIEVLDFAFISPVKEILVIDKYRDEIIQNLSNDFLGSVSKSKTNMLEKQNMEVKFNKYKELLEEKLFFSNRDMIVPYIPGENLTSIFSYLKDDAMIFLDEPKRIEESAKNLEEDFNMKFTDLFEIGELLPLHKNINFDYNTILEDMKEKICITNSAILSGDNSFKPKKIYDFSIKGMQSYHNKMDVLKEDINHYKYRGYKIIILSGTEERGRRIQETLLNLGVECSFIMDKGVEIKSSQVFITPGSTQGGFEYPGLKFIVISDKEIFGAGKSKSSRLKRKSQSKSINLSDLKVNDYVVHENHGIGRYEGVEQLNIQGIKKDYLTIRYKGEDKLYVPIDQMNLIQKYIGPDSIKPKVNKLSSAEWARTKEKAKKAVADMAKDLLELYAKREAYKGFAFSKDGEWQRQFEDLFPYEETDGQLRSIIEIKEDMEKFKPMDRLLCGDVGYGKTEVALRAAFKAIMDGKQVAFLVPTTILAQQHFNTLVDRFSNYPIRIAMLSRFRTKQQQKVAIDNIRMGVVDIVVGTHRLLSKDVLFNDLGLLIIDEEQRFGVKHKETLKQLKESIDVLTLTATPIPRTLHMSLSGIRDMSVIEDPPEERYPVQTYVVEFNEQMIRDAILKEVGRGGQVYFVYNRVETIDRFASKLRALVPEANFAIGHGQMGERELEKVMMSFLEQEVDVLLCTTIIETGLDIPNVNTIIIHDADKMGLSQLYQLRGRVGRSNRIAYGYFTYEKNKVLSEVAEKRLRAIKEFTEFGSGFKIAMRDLEIRGAGNLLGMEQHGQIESIGYDLYVKFLHEAIRRLKGDKVEEQLDTTIDIKIDGYIKSKYIEDEEQKIEVYKKIASISNMEDYRELLDELIDRFGDLPKEVENLMDISYIRYLGSKTNIKNISQVDKEVVLDFNSTDNITVELIQYLATEYGKKLSFDLSTPPSFRYKAKDNLLNELKSLVEKISSFNKEKNNI from the coding sequence ATGAATAATTTTTTGATAGATCCATTAAACAACTTGGAATCATATAATAAACTTATAAAAGATATAGAAAAGAAAACAAGTCCTATAGCTACCTATGGAATCATAGATGAAAGTATAGGGCATATTATCTATGCTCTTAAGGAGCATACTAATAAACAAATACTCTTAATTACAACTAATGAAGTGCGCAGCAGAAAGATTTATGAAGATATAGTAAATTTAGGGAATAAAGATGTGGTATTATTTCCAAAGAGAGAATTACTTCTCTATGATGTTGATGCTTTTAGCTATGAGAATTCAAATAAAAGACTAGGTATATTATCTAAGTTAGCCAAGGGGCAGGATATGTTACTTGTTGCATCTCTTGAGTCCATCTTTAGCAAACTTATGTCTAAGGATATCTTCAATTCTTATTCGAAGAAAATTAGTTTAGGTGAAGAAATTGATTTAGAAAATACTATTGAATTATTAATAGATGGTGGATATGAAAGAGTAAGTATGGTAGAAGGTATAGGGCAATTTAGCATTAGAGGTGGAATATTAGACTTTTTTCCACCCTATAGTTTACACCCTTATAGAATAGAATTATTTGATGAAGAAATTGATTCTATTAGGACTTTTGATATTACAAATCAAAGATCAATAGAGGTCCTTGATTTTGCATTTATTTCTCCAGTAAAAGAAATCTTAGTAATTGATAAATATAGAGATGAAATTATTCAAAATCTAAGCAATGATTTTTTAGGTTCAGTATCTAAATCAAAGACTAATATGCTAGAGAAGCAGAATATGGAAGTTAAATTCAATAAATATAAAGAGCTTCTTGAGGAAAAACTATTTTTTTCCAATAGAGATATGATAGTACCTTATATACCTGGAGAAAACTTAACATCAATTTTTTCTTATTTAAAAGATGATGCTATGATTTTCCTTGATGAGCCAAAGCGAATCGAAGAATCTGCAAAGAACTTAGAAGAAGATTTCAACATGAAGTTTACAGATCTTTTTGAGATAGGAGAACTCCTTCCTTTACATAAGAATATTAATTTCGATTATAATACTATTCTAGAGGATATGAAAGAAAAGATATGTATCACCAATAGTGCCATACTAAGTGGAGATAATAGTTTTAAACCCAAAAAAATATATGATTTTTCCATAAAAGGCATGCAGTCTTACCACAATAAGATGGATGTTTTAAAGGAGGATATTAATCATTATAAATACAGAGGTTATAAGATTATTATACTTTCTGGCACGGAAGAAAGAGGTAGGAGGATTCAGGAAACTTTATTAAATCTTGGTGTTGAGTGTAGTTTTATAATGGATAAAGGTGTTGAGATTAAATCTTCACAAGTTTTTATTACTCCAGGCAGTACTCAAGGAGGATTTGAGTATCCAGGATTAAAGTTTATTGTAATTAGTGATAAAGAAATATTTGGTGCCGGAAAGAGCAAATCAAGTAGATTAAAAAGAAAAAGCCAAAGCAAGTCAATTAATCTTTCAGATCTTAAGGTAAATGATTATGTAGTACACGAAAACCATGGTATTGGTCGTTATGAAGGTGTTGAACAATTAAATATTCAAGGAATAAAGAAAGATTATCTTACCATAAGATATAAGGGTGAGGATAAGCTTTATGTACCAATAGACCAAATGAATTTAATACAGAAATATATTGGTCCAGATAGCATAAAACCAAAGGTAAACAAACTATCCAGTGCAGAATGGGCTCGAACAAAGGAGAAGGCTAAGAAAGCTGTAGCTGATATGGCTAAAGACTTGCTAGAGTTATATGCTAAAAGGGAAGCTTATAAGGGTTTTGCTTTTTCTAAAGACGGAGAATGGCAAAGACAATTTGAGGATTTATTTCCATATGAGGAGACAGACGGACAATTAAGAAGTATTATAGAGATTAAAGAAGATATGGAAAAATTCAAACCTATGGATAGACTTCTATGCGGAGATGTAGGATATGGAAAGACAGAAGTAGCACTTAGAGCTGCATTTAAGGCTATAATGGATGGAAAACAAGTTGCATTTCTAGTCCCTACGACTATTCTTGCCCAGCAACATTTTAATACTCTAGTGGATAGATTTTCCAATTACCCAATAAGAATTGCGATGCTAAGTAGATTTAGAACTAAACAACAGCAGAAAGTTGCAATTGATAATATTAGAATGGGTGTTGTAGATATTGTAGTGGGAACTCATAGGCTATTATCTAAGGATGTTCTTTTTAATGATTTAGGATTGTTGATTATTGATGAAGAGCAGAGATTTGGAGTAAAACATAAGGAAACTCTTAAACAGCTTAAAGAGTCAATAGATGTACTGACACTTACAGCTACACCTATACCTAGGACTTTGCATATGTCCTTATCTGGTATTAGGGATATGTCTGTTATAGAAGACCCACCTGAAGAAAGATACCCTGTTCAAACTTATGTAGTTGAGTTTAATGAACAAATGATTAGGGATGCGATTCTAAAGGAAGTAGGTCGTGGTGGTCAAGTTTATTTTGTATATAATAGAGTTGAAACAATAGATAGATTTGCATCAAAGTTAAGAGCATTAGTACCTGAGGCGAATTTTGCTATTGGCCATGGACAAATGGGTGAAAGAGAACTGGAAAAGGTAATGATGAGTTTTCTAGAACAAGAAGTTGATGTACTTTTATGTACAACTATAATCGAAACAGGATTAGATATCCCTAATGTAAATACTATAATAATCCATGATGCAGATAAGATGGGATTATCCCAACTGTATCAATTAAGAGGAAGGGTAGGACGGTCTAATAGGATTGCATATGGATATTTTACTTATGAGAAAAATAAGGTATTGTCAGAAGTTGCAGAAAAAAGATTAAGAGCAATAAAAGAGTTTACTGAATTTGGTTCAGGATTTAAAATAGCCATGCGAGATTTAGAAATAAGAGGGGCAGGCAATCTCTTAGGTATGGAGCAACATGGACAAATTGAATCCATTGGATATGATCTCTATGTTAAGTTTTTACATGAGGCCATTAGAAGATTAAAAGGTGATAAAGTAGAAGAACAGCTAGATACTACAATTGATATAAAAATAGATGGATATATAAAATCTAAATATATTGAGGATGAAGAACAAAAAATTGAAGTCTATAAGAAGATTGCTTCAATTTCCAATATGGAAGATTATAGGGAGCTTCTAGATGAATTAATTGATAGGTTTGGAGATCTGCCTAAAGAAGTGGAAAATCTGATGGATATTTCCTATATAAGATACCTTGGAAGTAAGACTAATATAAAAAATATTAGTCAGGTAGATAAAGAAGTTGTACTCGATTTTAACTCTACGGACAATATAACAGTAGAGCTTATACAATATTTAGCTACAGAATATGGAAAAAAATTAAGTTTTGATTTATCTACACCTCCTTCATTTAGATATAAAGCAAAAGACAATCTATTAAATGAGCTAAAATCTTTAGTTGAAAAAATTAGTAGTTTTAATAAAGAGAAGAATAATATATAA
- a CDS encoding peptidylprolyl isomerase, with amino-acid sequence MYKFKNKGLLVVVLLLVLIFALTACKNTDEGLVATVDGEEITVEQFNSEFQVFKTLYEQQLGQDAMSQTDEEGRTFEERLKENIIEKLIIENIIASDAKNKNIVVTEDEIKVQMDEYIKLMEGQEKFDEFLKEKQLTKEFFEKNLSKELLLSKHREAYLNEVEATDKEAEEYFNENKEKLIVVKASHILVKTEEEGKKILERLGSGEDFASLAKAESIDSASATSGGSLGYFKKGNMIAEFEEAAFDLEVGEISDLVKTEVGYHIIYVEDRKDTFEDLKDDIIIVLKDDKYLNELDKLRENAKVKIILDTKSK; translated from the coding sequence TTGTATAAATTTAAAAATAAAGGATTATTAGTAGTTGTACTGTTGTTAGTCTTGATATTTGCTTTAACTGCATGCAAGAATACTGATGAAGGACTTGTTGCAACTGTAGATGGTGAGGAAATTACTGTCGAACAATTTAATAGCGAATTTCAGGTATTCAAAACATTGTATGAACAACAATTAGGCCAGGATGCCATGTCTCAAACCGATGAAGAAGGTAGGACCTTTGAGGAAAGACTTAAAGAAAACATAATTGAAAAGCTAATTATAGAAAATATTATAGCTAGCGATGCAAAAAATAAGAATATTGTTGTTACTGAGGATGAGATTAAAGTCCAAATGGATGAATATATTAAGCTAATGGAAGGACAGGAGAAGTTCGACGAATTTTTAAAAGAGAAACAATTAACTAAAGAGTTCTTCGAGAAAAATCTAAGTAAGGAATTATTGCTTTCTAAGCATAGAGAAGCTTATTTAAACGAAGTAGAAGCAACTGACAAAGAGGCAGAAGAATATTTTAATGAGAATAAAGAAAAATTAATTGTGGTTAAAGCTAGTCATATATTAGTTAAGACTGAAGAAGAGGGAAAAAAAATATTAGAAAGATTAGGTTCTGGTGAAGATTTTGCTTCACTTGCAAAAGCAGAGTCTATAGACAGTGCATCTGCTACTAGTGGTGGAAGTTTAGGATATTTTAAAAAAGGAAATATGATTGCTGAATTTGAGGAGGCTGCTTTTGATTTAGAGGTTGGAGAGATTAGTGATCTAGTTAAGACTGAAGTAGGATATCATATAATATATGTTGAAGACAGGAAGGATACTTTTGAGGATTTAAAAGATGATATTATCATTGTGTTAAAAGATGATAAATATTTAAATGAACTTGACAAATTGAGAGAAAATGCAAAGGTTAAGATTATATTAGATACTAAATCAAAATAA
- the spoVT gene encoding stage V sporulation protein T translates to MKATGIVRRIDELGRVVIPKEIRRTLRIREGDPLEIFTDREGQVILKKYSPIGELTEFAQEYCDSLHENTNHTAMISDRDFIIAISGGSKKEYLEKRISPELEKLTEKRTTYATDENNKPMKIIYDDINIDKYMAQVIVPIVMQGDPIGSVMLISKEPTINMGELELKLTEIAAGFLSKQMEN, encoded by the coding sequence ATGAAAGCCACTGGAATTGTCAGGAGAATAGATGAGTTAGGCAGAGTAGTAATTCCAAAGGAAATTAGAAGGACACTCCGTATTAGAGAAGGTGATCCCTTAGAAATATTTACTGATAGAGAAGGTCAAGTAATTCTAAAGAAATATTCTCCTATTGGAGAGTTAACTGAATTTGCTCAGGAATATTGTGATTCGCTTCACGAAAATACAAATCATACAGCCATGATATCGGATAGAGATTTTATAATTGCTATATCTGGTGGGTCGAAAAAGGAATATTTGGAGAAAAGAATTAGCCCAGAGTTAGAAAAACTAACAGAAAAAAGAACCACCTATGCAACAGATGAGAATAATAAACCCATGAAGATTATTTATGATGACATTAATATTGATAAATACATGGCTCAAGTAATTGTACCTATAGTAATGCAAGGTGATCCTATTGGTTCAGTAATGCTTATATCAAAGGAACCAACAATAAATATGGGAGAATTGGAATTGAAGTTAACTGAAATTGCTGCTGGATTTTTATCAAAACAGATGGAAAATTGA
- a CDS encoding polysaccharide biosynthesis protein, whose protein sequence is MSKNNNFLKGAAILGIAGVIVKILGAIYRIPLTNIIMNEGMGYYQTAYPLYTLLLTVSTAGFPIAIAKLVSEKRAIGDFRGAYKVFKVALSGLLIAGVLTSLFVFFTADTIVERLGNSNAYYALIALVPALLLVPIMSAFRGFFQGYQDMTSTALSQIVEQFFRVAFGLLLTYLLIDKGIPMAAGGASFGGSAGAIGGTIVIAFIYLYRRREISRELETSIITKEYKVETIIKDLLIIAIPITIGAAIVPIMDTIDVVIVLKRLQAIGYTEAEANGLYGNLKGMAQTLINLPQVFSVAIAMSLVPAISDANARKNKKDVESITSSGIRITLLIGLPCALGLFVLARPIIALLYYKSDIETIINTGNILTILSIGVIFLTLVQVLSSILQGLGKPMVPAINLFIGAIAKVILSYTLTGVPSINIYGAAISTVVAFCIAAILDLISVLTYSKIKLNVKDVFVKPAISAIGMAIAAMVSYYLLMDIVGGKLSTILAVLVGGVLYVILLVITGSITSEDLNMLPKGDKIGKGLEKFKLMK, encoded by the coding sequence ATGTCGAAAAATAATAATTTTTTAAAGGGAGCAGCTATATTAGGAATTGCAGGTGTAATTGTAAAGATATTAGGTGCTATATATAGGATACCACTTACAAATATAATAATGAATGAAGGCATGGGGTATTATCAGACAGCATACCCTTTATACACTTTATTGCTTACTGTATCTACTGCAGGGTTTCCTATAGCAATTGCAAAGCTTGTATCGGAGAAAAGAGCCATAGGGGATTTTAGAGGAGCTTATAAGGTATTTAAGGTTGCTTTATCAGGACTTTTAATAGCAGGAGTACTTACTTCTTTATTTGTATTCTTTACTGCGGATACCATAGTTGAGAGATTAGGGAATAGCAATGCATATTATGCATTAATTGCATTAGTGCCAGCACTACTTCTTGTACCTATAATGTCTGCATTTAGAGGATTTTTTCAAGGATATCAAGATATGACTTCAACAGCCTTATCGCAGATAGTTGAACAATTTTTTAGGGTAGCATTTGGATTATTATTAACTTATTTACTAATTGATAAAGGAATTCCAATGGCAGCAGGAGGTGCATCTTTTGGTGGATCTGCTGGAGCTATTGGAGGAACAATAGTTATTGCATTTATTTATTTATATAGAAGAAGAGAAATATCAAGAGAATTAGAAACCAGCATTATTACAAAAGAATATAAAGTAGAAACTATTATAAAAGATCTTCTTATAATAGCTATTCCAATAACAATTGGAGCTGCTATTGTCCCAATTATGGATACTATAGATGTTGTAATAGTCTTAAAAAGGCTACAGGCTATTGGATATACAGAAGCAGAGGCTAATGGCTTGTACGGCAATCTAAAGGGTATGGCACAGACTTTAATAAATCTACCTCAAGTATTTTCTGTTGCTATAGCCATGAGTTTAGTGCCTGCTATATCTGATGCCAATGCTAGAAAAAACAAAAAAGATGTGGAGTCCATCACATCTTCAGGCATAAGAATCACATTGTTGATTGGACTTCCTTGTGCTTTAGGATTATTTGTACTTGCAAGGCCTATAATTGCATTACTATACTACAAGAGTGATATTGAAACTATTATAAATACAGGAAATATCTTAACGATACTGTCTATAGGGGTTATATTTCTTACTTTGGTTCAGGTATTATCATCTATATTACAAGGGCTAGGTAAACCAATGGTACCTGCAATAAATTTGTTTATAGGTGCAATAGCTAAGGTTATTCTTTCTTATACATTAACTGGTGTTCCTAGTATAAATATTTATGGTGCAGCAATATCTACTGTTGTGGCATTTTGCATTGCCGCTATTTTGGATCTAATTTCAGTATTGACATATTCTAAAATTAAATTAAATGTGAAAGATGTATTTGTAAAACCAGCTATATCAGCCATAGGTATGGCAATTGCTGCTATGGTTTCTTATTATCTTTTGATGGATATAGTGGGAGGAAAACTATCAACCATTTTAGCAGTATTAGTTGGAGGAGTATTATATGTTATACTTTTAGTGATTACAGGGTCAATCACATCAGAAGACTTGAATATGTTACCAAAAGGTGATAAAATAGGCAAAGGATTAGAGAAATTTAAACTAATGAAGTAG
- the mazG gene encoding nucleoside triphosphate pyrophosphohydrolase, whose translation MGKIYVIGLGPGSVQSLTLGALDRINSGDKNFLRTDKHPTIEYFVEKKIPYKAYDYLYDREDDFHKVYESIVCDLIEESKGSSNINYYVPGNPMVAEKTIQLLLEKGIDIEIVSGMSFIEPMIELVGRDPINGLKIVDGASFDSLMVDINSDMIITQVYNRRILSEVKIILSDIYGDEYKVYLIHSAGVKEDEKKDFVPICELDRSEVIGALTSIYIPKMEKINKKVFDFNDLLCIMRLLRSEDGCPWDMEQTHESIRQSVIEEAYEVVNAIDSGDIDNIIEELGDLLLQVIFHCQIAFDEGEFSLYEVTSALANKLIYRHPHVFSKKDVENSDEVVYNWNILKYAKRDIISFTDKLKDIPKLPALMTSFKIQEKAAEIGFDWEDIQGPLTKVMEEYEEVVDAMDKFGGGAEETEGELGDLLFAVVNLSRFLDVNPEVALNRTINKFIRRFEFMEERLTEIDKTFEEMTLVEMDELWNQAKIHNIH comes from the coding sequence ATGGGTAAAATTTATGTAATAGGACTTGGACCTGGTAGTGTACAATCTCTTACTTTAGGTGCTCTAGATAGAATCAATTCAGGAGATAAAAATTTTTTAAGAACAGACAAACACCCTACTATAGAATACTTTGTTGAAAAAAAGATTCCTTACAAAGCATATGACTATCTCTATGATAGAGAGGATGATTTTCACAAAGTTTATGAAAGTATTGTTTGTGATTTAATTGAAGAATCTAAGGGATCTTCAAATATAAACTACTATGTACCAGGTAATCCCATGGTTGCAGAAAAGACCATACAACTTTTGCTTGAAAAGGGTATAGATATTGAAATAGTATCGGGTATGAGCTTTATTGAGCCCATGATAGAACTAGTAGGAAGAGATCCAATAAATGGACTTAAAATAGTAGATGGTGCTTCTTTTGATAGTTTGATGGTGGATATAAACTCAGATATGATTATAACTCAGGTATATAATCGTCGAATATTGTCTGAAGTAAAAATTATATTGTCCGATATATATGGTGATGAGTACAAAGTGTACTTAATTCATAGTGCTGGTGTAAAGGAAGATGAAAAAAAGGACTTTGTACCTATATGTGAATTAGATAGATCTGAAGTAATTGGGGCCCTTACTAGTATATATATACCGAAAATGGAAAAAATAAATAAAAAAGTATTTGATTTCAATGACTTATTATGTATAATGAGATTATTAAGATCTGAGGATGGGTGTCCATGGGATATGGAACAAACTCATGAATCCATTCGACAATCTGTTATTGAAGAAGCTTATGAAGTAGTAAATGCAATAGATAGCGGTGATATCGACAATATTATTGAGGAGCTAGGAGACCTATTGTTGCAAGTAATATTTCATTGTCAGATTGCATTTGATGAAGGGGAATTTAGTCTTTATGAAGTAACATCAGCTCTTGCCAATAAATTAATTTATAGACATCCTCATGTTTTTTCAAAAAAAGATGTGGAAAACTCTGACGAAGTAGTATATAATTGGAATATATTAAAATATGCTAAGAGGGACATCATAAGTTTTACAGACAAACTAAAAGATATTCCAAAACTACCAGCTTTGATGACTAGCTTTAAAATCCAAGAAAAAGCAGCTGAAATTGGATTTGACTGGGAAGACATCCAAGGTCCACTTACTAAAGTAATGGAAGAATATGAAGAGGTAGTTGATGCTATGGATAAATTTGGAGGTGGTGCTGAAGAGACTGAAGGAGAATTAGGAGATCTACTTTTTGCAGTAGTTAATCTTTCCCGATTTCTTGATGTCAACCCAGAAGTAGCTTTAAACAGAACTATAAATAAATTTATTAGAAGATTTGAGTTTATGGAAGAAAGACTTACAGAAATCGACAAAACTTTTGAAGAAATGACTTTGGTTGAAATGGATGAATTATGGAATCAAGCAAAGATACATAATATCCATTAG
- a CDS encoding HU family DNA-binding protein, with product MNKAELVAGIAEKSNLTKKDAEAALNAFMRTVEETLAGGEKVQLVGFGTFEVRERKAREGRNPRNPEEVIKIAASKAPVFKAGKALKELVNK from the coding sequence ATGAACAAAGCTGAATTAGTAGCAGGTATAGCTGAGAAAAGTAATTTGACTAAAAAGGACGCAGAAGCAGCATTAAATGCATTCATGAGAACAGTTGAAGAAACACTAGCAGGTGGAGAAAAAGTTCAATTAGTTGGATTTGGTACTTTTGAAGTAAGAGAAAGAAAAGCTAGAGAAGGTAGAAACCCAAGAAATCCAGAAGAAGTTATAAAAATAGCAGCTTCAAAGGCTCCTGTATTTAAAGCAGGAAAAGCTTTAAAAGAATTAGTTAATAAATAA
- a CDS encoding RNA-binding S4 domain-containing protein, whose product MRIDKFLKNARIIKRRTIAKEACEQGRVYINDKNAKPGDEVKIGDIVQINFGTGSMKFEVMDITDNVKKDNAIELYKKIE is encoded by the coding sequence ATGAGAATAGACAAGTTTTTGAAAAATGCTAGGATAATTAAAAGGAGAACTATAGCCAAGGAAGCCTGTGAACAGGGAAGGGTATATATTAATGACAAAAATGCCAAACCTGGAGATGAGGTAAAGATTGGTGATATAGTGCAGATAAATTTTGGCACTGGTTCTATGAAGTTTGAGGTCATGGATATTACTGACAATGTTAAAAAAGATAATGCAATAGAATTATATAAAAAGATAGAATAA
- the yabP gene encoding sporulation protein YabP: MTENKIKFKNQNIIVEDRGLMTVTGVEQVESFNDSTIILTTIKGGMTIKGEELNISKLNLDEGSVKIDGKINSVAYTAREATPKNIMGKLFK; the protein is encoded by the coding sequence ATGACTGAGAATAAGATAAAGTTTAAAAATCAAAACATAATTGTTGAAGATAGAGGATTGATGACAGTAACAGGTGTGGAACAAGTAGAGAGCTTCAATGATAGTACAATCATTCTTACGACCATAAAGGGAGGAATGACCATAAAAGGTGAAGAACTAAATATTTCTAAGCTAAATTTGGATGAAGGTAGTGTAAAAATAGATGGAAAAATAAATAGTGTAGCATATACAGCTCGTGAGGCAACGCCAAAGAATATAATGGGAAAATTGTTTAAATAA